One segment of Pan paniscus chromosome 20, NHGRI_mPanPan1-v2.0_pri, whole genome shotgun sequence DNA contains the following:
- the LOC100994016 gene encoding LOW QUALITY PROTEIN: killer cell immunoglobulin-like receptor 3DL3 (The sequence of the model RefSeq protein was modified relative to this genomic sequence to represent the inferred CDS: deleted 1 base in 1 codon): MSLMVVSMACVGFFLLQGPWSHVGGQDKPFLSAWPSTVVSEGQHVTLQCRSRLGFNEFSLSKEDGMPVPELYNRIFRNSFLMGPVTPAHAGTYRCCSSHPHSPTGWSAPSNPVVIMVTGVHRKPSLLAHPGPLVKSGETVILQCWSDVRFERFLLHREGITEDPLRLVGQLHDAGSQVNYSMGPMTPALAGTYRCFGSVTHLPYELSAPSDPLDIVVIGLYGKPSLSAQPGPTVQAGENVTLSCSSRSLFDIYHLSREAEARELRLTAVLRVNGTFQANFPLGPVTHGGSYRCFGSFRALPHVWSHPSDPLPVSVTGNRRHLHLLIGTSVVIILLILLLFFLLHRWCSNKKNAAVMDQEPAGNRTVNREDSDEQDPQEVTYAQLNHCVFTQRKINPPSQRPKTPPTDTSVYMELPNAEPRSKLSPAHEHHSQALMGSSGETTALSQNRVASSHVLAAGI; this comes from the exons ATGTCGCTCATGGTCGTCAGCATGGCATGTGTTG GGTTCTTCTTGCTGCAGGGGCCCTGGTCACATGTGG GTGGTCAGGACAAGCCCTTCCTCTCTGCCTGGCCCAGCACTGTGGTGTCTGAAGGACAACATGTGACTCTTCAGTGTCGCTCTCGTCTTGGGTTTAACGAATTCAGTCTGTCCAAAGAAGACGGGATGCCTGTCCCTGAGCTCTACAACAGAATATTCCGGAACAGCTTTCTCATGGGCCCTGTGACCCCAGCACATGCAGGAACCTACAGATGTTGCAGTTCACACCCACACTCCCCCACTGGGTGGTCGGCACCCAGCAACCCTGTGGTGATCATGGTCACAG GAGTCCACAGAAAACCTTCCCTCCTGGCCCACCCAGGTCCCCTGGTGAAATCGGGAGAGACGGTCATCCTGCAATGTTGGTCAGATGTCAGGTTTGAGCGCTTCCTTCTGCACAGAGAGGGGATCACTGAGGACCCCTTGCGCCTCGTTGGACAGCTCCACGATGCGGGTTCCCAGGTCAACTACTCCATGGGTCCCATGACACCTGCCCTTGCAGGGACCTACAGATGCTTTGGTTCTGTCACTCACTTACCCTATGAGTTGTCGGCTCCCAGTGACCCTCTGGACATCGTGGTCATAG GTCTATATGGGAAACCTTCTCTCTCAGCCCAGCCGGGCCCCACGGTTCAGGCAGGAGAGAATGTGACCTTGTCCTGCAGCTCGCGGAGCTTGTTTGACATTTACCATCTATCCAGGGAGGCGGAGGCCCGTGAACTTAGGCTCACTGCAGTGCTGAGGGTCAATGGAACATTCCAGGCCAACTTCCCTCTGGGCCCTGTGACCCACGGAGGGAGCTACAGATGCTTCGGCTCTTTCCGTGCCCTGCCCCACGTGTGGTCACACCCGAGTGACCCACTGCCCGTTTCTGTCACAG GTAACCGCAGACACCTGCACCTTCTGATTGGGACCTCAGTGGTCAtcatcctcctcatcctcctcctcttctttctccttcatcgCTGGTGctccaacaaaaaaa ATGCTGCTGTAATGGACCAAGAGCCTGCAGGGAACAGAACAGTGAACAGGGAG GACTCTGATGAACAAGACCCTCAGGAGGTGACATACGCACAGTTGAATCACTGCGTTTTcacacagagaaaaatcaatCCCCCTTCTCAGAGGCCCAAGACACCCCCAACAGATACCAGCGTGTACATGGAACTTCCAAATGCTGAGCCCAGATCC AAGTTGTCTCCTGCCCATGAGCACCACAGTCAGGCCTTGATGGGATCTTCTGGGGAGACAacagccctgtctcaaaaccgGGTTGCCAGCTCCCATGTACTAGCAGCTGGAATCTGA
- the LOC134729566 gene encoding killer cell immunoglobulin-like receptor 2DS1 isoform X3, translating into MVVSMACVGFFLLQGSWPHMGVHRKPSLLAHPGRLVKSEETVILQCWSDVMFEHFLLHRKGMFNDTLSLTGEHHDGVSKANFSIGPMTEDLAGTYRCYGSVPHSPYQLSAPSDPLDIVITGLYEKPSLSAQPGPTVLAGENVTLSCSSRSSYDMYHLSREGEAHEHRLPAVTKVNGTFQADFPLGPATQGGTYRCFGSFRVSPYEWSNSSDPLLVSVTGNPSNSWPSPTEPSTKTGNPRHLHVLIGTSVVIIPFAILLFFLLHRWCSKKKNAAVMDQEPAGNRTVNREDSVEQDPQEVSYA; encoded by the exons ATGGTCGTCAGCATGGCGTGTGTTG GGTTCTTCTTGCTGCAGGGGTCCTGGCCACACATGG GAGTCCACAGAAAACCTTCCCTCCTGGCCCACCCAGGTCGCCTGGTGAAATCAGAAGAGACAGTCATCCTGCAATGTTGGTCAGATGTCATGTTTGAGCACTTCCTTCTGCACAGAAAGGGGATGTTTAACGACACTTTGAGCCTCACTGGAGAGCACCATGATGGGGTCTCCAAGGCCAACTTCTCCATCGGTCCCATGACGGAAGACCTGGCAGGGACCTACAGATGCTACGGTTCTGTTCCTCACTCCCCCTATCAGTTGTCGGCTCCCAGTGACCCTCTGGACATCGTGATCACAG GTCTATATGAGAAACCTTCTCTCTCAGCCCAGCCGGGCCCCACGGTTCTGGCAGGAGAGAATGTGACCTTGTCCTGCAGCTCCCGGAGCTCCTATGACATGTACCATCTATCCAGGGAGGGGGAGGCCCATGAACATAGGCTCCCTGCAGTGACCAAGGTCAACGGAACATTCCAGGCTGACTTTCCGCTGGGCCCTGCCACCCAGGGAGGGACCTACAGATGCTTCGGCTCTTTCCGTGTATCTCCCTACGAGTGGTCAAACTCGAGTGACCCACTGCTTGTTTCTGTCACAG GAAACCCTTCAAATAGTTGGCCTTCACCCACTGAACCAAGCACCAAAACCG GTAACCCCAGACACCTGCACGTTCTGATTGGGACCTCAGTGGTCATCATCCCCTTCGccatcctcctcttctttctccttcatcgCTggtgctccaaaaaaaaaa ATGCTGCTGTAATGGACCAAGAGCCTGCAGGGAACAGAACAGTGAACAGGGAG GATTCTGTTGAACAAGACCCTCAGGAGGTGTCATACGCATAA
- the LOC134729566 gene encoding putative killer cell immunoglobulin-like receptor like protein KIR3DP1 isoform X2: MVVSMACVGFFLLQGSWPHMGGQDKPFLSAWPSAVVSEGEYVTLQCRSRLGFNEFSLSKEDGMPVPELYNRVFRNSLFMGPVTPAHAGTYRCRGSHPHFLTGWSAPSNPLVIMVTGVHRKPSLLAHPGRLVKSEETVILQCWSDVMFEHFLLHRKGMFNDTLSLTGEHHDGVSKANFSIGPMTEDLAGTYRCYGSVPHSPYQLSAPSDPLDIVITGLYEKPSLSAQPGPTVLAGENVTLSCSSRSSYDMYHLSREGEAHEHRLPAVTKVNGTFQADFPLGPATQGGTYRCFGSFRVSPYEWSNSSDPLLVSVTGNPRHLHVLIGTSVVIIPFAILLFFLLHRWCSKKKNAAVMDQEPAGNRTVNREDSVEQDPQEVSYA, encoded by the exons ATGGTCGTCAGCATGGCGTGTGTTG GGTTCTTCTTGCTGCAGGGGTCCTGGCCACACATGG GTGGTCAGGACAAGCCCTTCCTCTCTGCCTGGCCCAGCGCTGTGGTGTCTGAAGGAGAATATGTGACTCTTCAGTGTCGCTCTCGTCTTGGGTTTAACGAATTCAGTCTGTCCAAAGAAGACGGGATGCCTGTCCCTGAGCTCTACAACAGAGTATTCCGGAACAGCCTTTTCATGGGCCCTGTGACCCCAGCACATGCAGGGACCTACAGATGTCGGGGTTCACACCCACACTTCCTCACTGGGTGGTCGGCACCCAGCAACCCCCTGGTGATCATGGTCACAG GAGTCCACAGAAAACCTTCCCTCCTGGCCCACCCAGGTCGCCTGGTGAAATCAGAAGAGACAGTCATCCTGCAATGTTGGTCAGATGTCATGTTTGAGCACTTCCTTCTGCACAGAAAGGGGATGTTTAACGACACTTTGAGCCTCACTGGAGAGCACCATGATGGGGTCTCCAAGGCCAACTTCTCCATCGGTCCCATGACGGAAGACCTGGCAGGGACCTACAGATGCTACGGTTCTGTTCCTCACTCCCCCTATCAGTTGTCGGCTCCCAGTGACCCTCTGGACATCGTGATCACAG GTCTATATGAGAAACCTTCTCTCTCAGCCCAGCCGGGCCCCACGGTTCTGGCAGGAGAGAATGTGACCTTGTCCTGCAGCTCCCGGAGCTCCTATGACATGTACCATCTATCCAGGGAGGGGGAGGCCCATGAACATAGGCTCCCTGCAGTGACCAAGGTCAACGGAACATTCCAGGCTGACTTTCCGCTGGGCCCTGCCACCCAGGGAGGGACCTACAGATGCTTCGGCTCTTTCCGTGTATCTCCCTACGAGTGGTCAAACTCGAGTGACCCACTGCTTGTTTCTGTCACAG GTAACCCCAGACACCTGCACGTTCTGATTGGGACCTCAGTGGTCATCATCCCCTTCGccatcctcctcttctttctccttcatcgCTggtgctccaaaaaaaaaa ATGCTGCTGTAATGGACCAAGAGCCTGCAGGGAACAGAACAGTGAACAGGGAG GATTCTGTTGAACAAGACCCTCAGGAGGTGTCATACGCATAA
- the LOC134729566 gene encoding putative killer cell immunoglobulin-like receptor like protein KIR3DP1 isoform X1: MVVSMACVGFFLLQGSWPHMGGQDKPFLSAWPSAVVSEGEYVTLQCRSRLGFNEFSLSKEDGMPVPELYNRVFRNSLFMGPVTPAHAGTYRCRGSHPHFLTGWSAPSNPLVIMVTGVHRKPSLLAHPGRLVKSEETVILQCWSDVMFEHFLLHRKGMFNDTLSLTGEHHDGVSKANFSIGPMTEDLAGTYRCYGSVPHSPYQLSAPSDPLDIVITGLYEKPSLSAQPGPTVLAGENVTLSCSSRSSYDMYHLSREGEAHEHRLPAVTKVNGTFQADFPLGPATQGGTYRCFGSFRVSPYEWSNSSDPLLVSVTGNPSNSWPSPTEPSTKTGNPRHLHVLIGTSVVIIPFAILLFFLLHRWCSKKKNAAVMDQEPAGNRTVNREDSVEQDPQEVSYA; the protein is encoded by the exons ATGGTCGTCAGCATGGCGTGTGTTG GGTTCTTCTTGCTGCAGGGGTCCTGGCCACACATGG GTGGTCAGGACAAGCCCTTCCTCTCTGCCTGGCCCAGCGCTGTGGTGTCTGAAGGAGAATATGTGACTCTTCAGTGTCGCTCTCGTCTTGGGTTTAACGAATTCAGTCTGTCCAAAGAAGACGGGATGCCTGTCCCTGAGCTCTACAACAGAGTATTCCGGAACAGCCTTTTCATGGGCCCTGTGACCCCAGCACATGCAGGGACCTACAGATGTCGGGGTTCACACCCACACTTCCTCACTGGGTGGTCGGCACCCAGCAACCCCCTGGTGATCATGGTCACAG GAGTCCACAGAAAACCTTCCCTCCTGGCCCACCCAGGTCGCCTGGTGAAATCAGAAGAGACAGTCATCCTGCAATGTTGGTCAGATGTCATGTTTGAGCACTTCCTTCTGCACAGAAAGGGGATGTTTAACGACACTTTGAGCCTCACTGGAGAGCACCATGATGGGGTCTCCAAGGCCAACTTCTCCATCGGTCCCATGACGGAAGACCTGGCAGGGACCTACAGATGCTACGGTTCTGTTCCTCACTCCCCCTATCAGTTGTCGGCTCCCAGTGACCCTCTGGACATCGTGATCACAG GTCTATATGAGAAACCTTCTCTCTCAGCCCAGCCGGGCCCCACGGTTCTGGCAGGAGAGAATGTGACCTTGTCCTGCAGCTCCCGGAGCTCCTATGACATGTACCATCTATCCAGGGAGGGGGAGGCCCATGAACATAGGCTCCCTGCAGTGACCAAGGTCAACGGAACATTCCAGGCTGACTTTCCGCTGGGCCCTGCCACCCAGGGAGGGACCTACAGATGCTTCGGCTCTTTCCGTGTATCTCCCTACGAGTGGTCAAACTCGAGTGACCCACTGCTTGTTTCTGTCACAG GAAACCCTTCAAATAGTTGGCCTTCACCCACTGAACCAAGCACCAAAACCG GTAACCCCAGACACCTGCACGTTCTGATTGGGACCTCAGTGGTCATCATCCCCTTCGccatcctcctcttctttctccttcatcgCTggtgctccaaaaaaaaaa ATGCTGCTGTAATGGACCAAGAGCCTGCAGGGAACAGAACAGTGAACAGGGAG GATTCTGTTGAACAAGACCCTCAGGAGGTGTCATACGCATAA